In Fusarium verticillioides 7600 chromosome 4, whole genome shotgun sequence, the following proteins share a genomic window:
- a CDS encoding hypothetical protein (At least one base has a quality score < 10), producing the protein MGSSHDGSVINYPTASPTKPSFFRSIPFQIAIACGVSFTAPGMWDALGGLGAGGAAEPYAVSAANALVYGLFAAVCIAAGAINNRIGLRYGLALGAIGYPIYGAGLYTNNVAPKTWFLLFGSALCGISAGFFWAAEAAIIIGYPSPKDRAFYLAIWQTAKAAGPIVGGAINLGLNAQTSSKGSVSSATYIVFIVIMCLGLPIALLLSPAEKVQRKDRTLVVVHKQPSWFAEFKAVLSLLVTKRMLLLIPAFFISYFYNGFMSTWLTTYFTVRARAFSSFFTNFSGIISSFLIAGLLDRQSIFIKTRARIAFASIIFILVGTWIWASILQKQFYDAEEPPVFDWFKGGFGKAYTLIFFWQFGGQAFQQFLYWLVGQYTTDISSLSYHCGILRGFEALGQTVAWAMQSEGNANHFVSIGLNFGITILCIVPTWIVLSGLEHSHEITVTAGEGSSTKDQDPDTKA; encoded by the exons ATGGGCTCCTCACACGATGGCTCTGTCATCAACTACCCAACCGCCTCCCCCACTAAACCATCCTTCTTCCGCTCAATACCCTTCCAAATCGCCATAGCATGCGGCGTCTCATTCACTGCTCCCGGAATGTGGGACGCCCTCGGTGGTCTCGGCGCCGGAGGTGCAGCTGAACCATACGCCGTATCAGCCGCCAATGCACTCGTCTATGGATTATTCGCCGCTGTTTGTATAGCAGCTGGTGCGATCAACAACAGAATTGGTCTCCGATACGGCTTAGCACTGGGAGCTATTGGATATCCGATTTATGGCGCTGGACTTTACACGAATAACGTGGCGCCAAAAACGTGGTTTTTGCTGTTTGGAAGTGCGCTCTGTGGTATTTCGGCCGGTTTCTTCTGGGCGGCTGAGGCGGCGATTATTATTGGATATCCTAGTCCCAAAGACCGCGCATTTTATCTTG CCATTTGGCAAACTGCCAAGGCTGCCGGCCCAATTGTCGGAGGCGCCATCAATCTCGGCCTCAACGCGCAAACCTCATCGAAAGGATCAGTCAGCTCAGCGACCTACATCGTCTTTATCGTCATCATGTGTCTTGGTCTGCCCATCGCTTTACTTCTGAGCCCCGCGGAAAAGGTTCAGAGAAAAGACCGCACCCTCGTCGTTGTTCATAAGCAACCCTCTTGGTTCGCTGAGTTCAAGGCTGTTCTGTCGCTTCTCGTTACTAAGCGCATGCTTTTGTTGATCCctgctttcttcatcagtTACTTTTACAATGGCTTCATGAGCACTTGGTTAACGACATACTTCACCGTTCGCGCTCGCGCCTTTTCgtccttcttcaccaactTCTCCGGAATCATCAGCTCATTCCTGATCGCCGGTTTGCTGGATCGTCAGTCCATTTTCATCAAGACCCGAGCTAGAATTGCGTtcgcttccatcatcttcattctcgTCGGTACATGGATCTGGGCTTCCATCCTCCAGAAGCAATTTTACGACGCTGAGGAGCCACCTGTCTTTGATTGGTTCAAGGGTGGTTTCGGCAAGGCTTATACCCTTATCTTCTTTTGGCAATTCGGAGGTCAAGCTTTCCAACAGTTCTTGTACTGGCTTGTTGGACAATACACCACTGACATTTCCTCTTTGTCTTACCATTGTGGTATTCTCCGAGGGTTTGAAGCTCTCGGTCAAACCGTTGCTTGGGC GATGCAATCTGAAGGAAACGCCAACCATTTCGTTAGCATCGGTTTGAACTTTGGGATCACTATTCTGTGTATCGTGCCAACGTGGATTGTGCTCTCTGGACTAGAGCACAGCCACGAGATCACGGTCACAGCTGGTGAGGGGTCATCAACAAAAGACCAAGATCCCGATACCAAAGCATAA